A region of Panicum virgatum strain AP13 chromosome 8N, P.virgatum_v5, whole genome shotgun sequence DNA encodes the following proteins:
- the LOC120686503 gene encoding GDSL esterase/lipase At5g03610-like produces MSRAWFYPYGISDSAHGNRPTHTASQSDILAKILGGDESPPPSRLQRANRVDPSGVNFAVAGSGVFDGEATSLRRQVDQLASLVNSGIVEARDLEQSVALVAVSAGHDYSGIITFTFETSSNDMRALTGQVTDEIAAAVRQLQDLGVSKVLVNLLPALGCMPWLSVGSNYRNCDSHGNTLASMHNSALRNKLESSSQDVLLLDLYSIFSNRAQPNVGPCCKNPDPNGYCGQEDRSGRALFRICANPGSVFFWDYIHPSQSGWESVMEQLEGPIEDFLGIESSW; encoded by the exons ATGTCGCGTGCATGGTTCTACCCATACGGCATCTCGGACTCGGCCCACGGCAACCGTCCTACCCATACGGCATCTCAATCAGATATCCTGg ctaAGATCCTTGGTGGCGACGAGTCCCCTCCGCCAAGCAGGCTCCAGAGGGCAAACCGGGTGGACCCGTCCGGCGTCAATTTCGCCGTGGCGGGCTCCGGCGTGTTCGACGGGGAGGCGACCTCGCTCCGCAGGCAGGTGGACCAGCTTGCGAGCCTGGTGAACAGCGGGATCGTGGAGGCTCGGGACCTGGAGCAGTCGGTGGCGCTCGTCGCCGTCTCCGCCGGGCACGACTACAGTGGGATCATCACCTTCACCTTCGAGACAAGCTCCAACGAC ATGAGGGCCTTGACCGGACAGGTGACTGAcgagatcgccgccgccgtgaggcAGCTACAGGACCTGGGCGTGAGCAAGGTGCTGGTGAACCTGCTCCCCGCGCTGGGCTGCATGCCATGGCTGTCCGTGGGCAGCAACTACAGAAACTGCGACAGCCACGGCAACACGCTGGCCTCCATGCACAACAGCGCGCTCAGGAACAAGCTCGAATCATCATCACAAGATGTCCTCCTGCTCGACCTCTACAGCATCTTCAGCAACAGGGCGCAACCCAATGTAGGTCCGTGCTGCAAGAACCCTGACCCCAATGGGTACTGCGGCCAGGAGGACCGCAGCGGCAGAGCGCTGTTCCGCATCTGTGCCAACCCCGGCAGCGTCTTCTTCTGGGACTACATCCACCCGTCGCAGTCTGGCTGGGAGTCTGTCATGGAACAACTGGAAGGACCCATTGAGGATTTCTTAGGGATCGAGTCTTCGTGGTAG
- the LOC120686505 gene encoding GDSL esterase/lipase At5g03600-like, giving the protein MKKKIVLPLCLLLVIVLINGGFDLVECRPHRGHRLRKDDYMMFVFGDSLVDAGNSPPTAAGDDRGRSRQWSYPYGSSDEAHGNRPTGRLSDGLVQSDFLARILGQAESPPAYRLRQPNEVDPSGVNFAMAGSGVTAPSSSLKSGGPPSLSNQIDQLSRLVRHRIIEDKDLDYSVALIAFTGGHDYSRLNVATSSDDVSSLDT; this is encoded by the exons atgaagaagaagattgtgcTGCCCTTGTGCTTGCTCCTCGTCATCGTCCTCATCAACG GCGGCTTTGATTTGGTGGAGTGCCGACCACACCGCGGCCACCGGCTGCGCAAGGATGACTACATGATGTTTGTGTTCGGGGACTCGTTGGTGGACGCCGGCAACAGCCCACCCACGGCTGCAGGCGACGACAGAGGGAGGTCGCGTCAATGGTCCTACCCTTACGGCAGCTCCGACGAGGCTCACGGCAACCGCCCAACCGGACGCCTCTCCGACGGCCTCGTCCAATCAGATTTCCTAG CAAGGATCCTGGGTCAAGCTGAATCTCCACCCGCATACAGGCTTCGTCAGCCCAACGAGGTTGACCCCTCCGGTGTCAACTTCGCAATGGCAGGCTCCGGCGTCACAGCCCCGTCGTCGTCTCTGAAGAGTGGTGGGCCGCCGTCGCTTAGCAACCAGATCGATCAACTCAGTAGGCTGGTGAGGCACAGAATCATCGAGGACAAGGACCTGGACTACTCGGTGGCCCTCATCGCCTTCACCGGCGGGCACGACTATTCACGCCTCAACGTCGCCACAAGCTCCGACGACGTGAGTAGCTTAGATACATAG
- the LOC120686509 gene encoding GDSL esterase/lipase At5g03600-like, with protein sequence MALAEDVTDMIADGVKRLQELGVSKVLVNLMPPMGCQPYRTWMSNYAQCDSHVNAVSNIHNTALKRKMDGFQDVLLLDLDSIFSQLTQSNSEFKGKYTPCCDASSKPEGYCGQEDSNGNAQYTLCPNPEDFFYWDYVHPTQAAWEAVMNRLEQPILNFLGF encoded by the exons ATGGCCTTGGCCGAGGATGTGACCGACATGATCGCCGACGGTGTCAAGCGGCTGCAGGAGCTGGGTGTGTCCAAGGTGCTCGTTAACCTGATGCCCCCAATGGGCTGCCAACCCTATCGGACATGGATGAGCAACTACGCCCAATGTGACAGCCACGTTAATGCGGTGAGCAACATCCACAACACGGCTCTCAAAAGGAAGATGGATGGATTCCAAGACGTGCTCCTGCTCGACCTCGACTCCATATTCAGCCAACTCACCCAATCCAATTCCG AGTTTAAGGGCAAGTACACACCATGCTGTGATGCTTCATCTAAACCAGAAGGCTATTGCGGGCAGGAGGACAGCAATGGCAATGCGCAGTACACTTTATGCCCCAACCCGGAAGATTTCTTCTACTGGGATTATGTGCACCCCACACAAGCAGCCTGGGAGGCCGTCATGAACCGCCTGGAACAACCCATCCTGAATTTCTTAGGGTTCTAA